A region of the Candidatus Acidiferrales bacterium genome:
TCCTTCCTGGATGCGCGCGCCTCCCGAATCATTCAAGCCGATGACGGGCGCGCCATTGTTCATGGCCAGCTTCATGATCTTCGAGATTTTTCCGGCGTTGGCTTCGGAGAGAGACCCGCCAAACACGGTGAAATCCTGCGCAAAAACGTAAATCAGGCGGCCATCGATGCGGCCAAAGCCGGAAACAAATCCGTCGCCCGAGGGGCGCTGGTCGGCCATGCCGAAATCCGTGCCACGATGCTTGACGAACTTGTCGAGCTCCTCGAACGAGCCTTCATCCAGGAGCAGTTCGATTCGCTCGCGCGCGCTGAGCTTGCCTTCTTTGTGTTCGCGCTCGCGGCGAGCCGCGCCTCCGCCAGCTTCCGCCTCGGCGCTGCGCCGCCGCAATTCCTCAAGCGGGTCGTGATGATGTTTTCTCATGTTCATAGCCGGAGGGTTAGCGTGCCACAGCCGGGCGGGCGCGGCAAGGTGAGAACGAGAAAATTATTTCTGCGCAGCTGCGAGAAAAACAAACGTGCGCACGGTGAGGTAGATTGCGAGCATGAGCAAGCCGGTTCCGAACACTACATCCGCCGTTCCAGCAAGGACTCGAATGACAGGAGAACTCATCGCGATGACACGCACCGTGGCCTCAAGCAAGAGTGCAACCGCACTAAGAAGAATCGCGAGGCCGAGCGCGACCGAGAGTATTTGCTTGCCGACTTGCCTTGAGGTGAGTGGAGGCAAATTATTGATCATTGTCATTGATCATCGATTGATTGGTCGCAAGCGTTTCAGGATCGAATCGCGCTGAAGGCAATTAACTCAATCCAGACCAATCGTCCGCGAGTAAGATCGAATTGCCGGGATTCGCGGGGTCGTACTTCACGCCCACGGGCTGGCCGGCGACGACGCGTTCGAGGCATGCGCGCTCTTCGAGTCCAGTGATGTCCTGCGCCGCCTCGTAGGTGACTCCGGAAATCGAATAGGTATAAAGGAGGAGTCTATGATTACCAGCATTTCCTTTCCTGTGGCGCTTGCCCATTAAGGCCGCGCTCGAAGCGGCCTCGGATTCCGAAGCTTTTTCCACAATTTCCAGGACCTGGCCGTCGACGATGCGCCCCACGCGATTGACATACGAGCGCCGCTCGCGCTCGATTTCCGCAAAATCCTTCCCACGGCCGAATTTCAGAGCAACGGCCGCCGCTGCAATGAACAACACGGCAACGACGGCGTAGGCGATTTCATGCCAGTCTGCAATCAGGTGTTTCAACGAATGCCTTTGCGCCGGGCGGCTTTTCCTTCAGCGGCCCGCGCACGTCTTTCGCAAGTTCAATTCGCGCACCCACATTCGGCGATCAATCAGCCGCAACAACTCTGTTCCGCAACGTGCCAATACCGCCCACGCTGACTTCGACGACATCGCCTGCAACGAGTGGCCCGACACCTGATGGAGTCCCTGTGGCAATTACGTCGCCGGGCAGAAGCGTCATGACTTGCGAAATCCATCGAATTATAACATCTACGGGAAAAATCATTTCCGCGATGCGCGCGGCTTGCCGTTTCTTTTTGTTAACAAAGGTTTCGACCATCGCCGTGGTTAAATCGAGGTCCGTTTCCAACACTGGGCCAAAGGGGCAGAAGGTGTCAAAGCCCTTGGCGCGCGTGAACTGTACATCCTTTTTTTGCAGGTCGCGGGCGGTGACATCATTCAAGCAGGTATAGCCGAGGATGTAGGGGCGAACGTCGTCGGACGGTTTCAAGCGGGCGCAGCGCTTTCCGATAATGATGGCGAGTTCGCCTTCATAATCCACACGTTCGGAAAGCGGCGTGAGCACAATAGGGTCTTCCGGCGCGAGTATCGCGGAAGGAGGCTTCAGGAAAATAAGCGGCTCCCTGGGGACATCGCTGCCGAGTTCCGCGGCATGTTCCGCGTAATTCCTTCCAACGCAGACGATTTTCGAGGGTTCGGAAGGCGCCAGGAGTTTTACGCTCGCTAGTTGCCAGTTTTTTCCAGTTTTTTGACGCGGCTCAAATGGTCCGAGAATCTCAACAACCTGATCGCCTTCAATCATTCCGTAATGCGCGCGAGCACCGGCATGCTCCGGTGCACTACTCTCGTAATCTGAAATTTGGAAGCGGCAAAGTTTCATCGGGCGGGATGGAAATCGATTGCGCAGCAGAATCGCGCAAAGAATTGGCCCATCATTCCTCCTTATCGTTTGGTACCGGAATCGTTACAGCCACCGGAGCGCTTGGCGCGCTTTCGTTTCCGGAGCTATCCACGGCTGTGACCTGATAAAAGTATTGCTGTTCCGGCAGTGCTGAGATATCGCGAAACACAGGGGTAAGCAACAGGCTGCTATTGAGGCGTGTTCCGGCCCCCGCTTCGGTCTGGCTGCGATAGATATTGTAGCCTGCAATACCGCTTTCCCCCGAAATAGCCCACGAGAGGTCAACTTCCAACGCGTTGGTTCCGGCATTCGAAACCACCGCGGCAACGAGGTCGTTAGGCACCTCGGGAGCAAAGGTATCCCGCGGAGTTATTTCGATTGTCGCCGATTCCTCGGATTCGACCGACATATCTTCAAATTTCGCCACGCTGACCACGTAATACGCGTACGTCTCGCCAAATTTGAAACCTGTGTCGTTATAGAAGGGGGAATTTGTTTCGGCGATCTGGCCGAACGGAAGCGACGCCGCTATGCCTTGTGTATTCGAACTAGATGGCGAAGCGTTCGTCGGTGGATTCGCAACGTTGCTTGAGCGAAATATTCGATAAAGGACCGAGCCGGCGGGCAGCGAACCTGCCGAGGGAATTGGCACCGCAGTCCAGGAGAGTTTGATTGCCGATCGTGTAACTTCCGCGCGCAAGTCCTGAATTGGCTGAGGCGCCGGAAAAATGCGGACACTCGCGACGTTTGAATCAGCCGAGGCGTGGCCGGAAATCCGTGTGCGAACCATGTAGAAAACATTTCCTCCGGTGTGCGCGGCAATGTCGGCGGGCGCTAATGCATCGCGAAACTGAAATTGATTCCCCGCGCGATATTGCGCGGACATTTCAGGAGGAATTTTGACTGCGGGCCGCAAAGAAGATGAGGCAAACACATTCTCTGAAGACGGCGAAGAAGCGCCGCCCGGTAAAAAGCCCCGAAAAACTTGGATTTCCGGCGTCTTTCTGAGCGGGTTCCCCTGAACCGTTTCCGCGGGCAGAGTGAATTCCAGAACAACGGCGTCTCCCGACTGGCGCACGGCAAGGTCCGTGATCGCCTTTGGCGCGGCAGGGCGCCGCGCAACCGGCGCTCCCGGGGCAGCGCAGCCTGCGAGGCAAACGCAGAGCGAAAAAAACGCAACAGATACTCGATGATCTGAGAAAAGCGACGCTTTGCGGGCAAGCGTATCCGGATTTTCTTCCGAGGATCGAATCTCCATCAGCGAAATTCGCACGCTTCAGAGAATATAACGGCTGAGGTCCTGATCCTTGACAATGTCGGTGAGCTGCTTTTGCACATAAGCCGCATCGATTTTCAGGCTGCGCTTCTTCATGTCCGGAGCTTCAAACGAAATCTCTTCAAGAACTTTCTCAAGAATCGTGTGCAGGCGCCGTGCGCCGATGTTTTCCGTCTGCTCGTTGACGAGAGCGGCAAATCGCGCGATTGCCGCCACGCCATCGTCACTGAAAGTCATTTTCAATCCTTCGGTATCGAGCAAGGCGATGTACTGCTTAATCAGCGCGTTCTTCGGCTCGGTCAAGATGCGGACGAAATCCGCTTCCGTGAGCGAACTCAACTCGACACGAATCGGAAAGCGCCCTTGCAGTTCAGGAATCAGGTCGGAGGGTTTCGTGGTATGGAATGCGCCCGCAGCAATGAACAAGATGTGGTCTGTGCGCACCATGCCGTAGCGCGTATTGACCGTGGTGCCTTCGACGATCGGCAGGATGTCGCGCTGCACGCCTTCGCGCGACACATCCGGTCCGTGGCCGGATTCGCGTCCGGCGACTTTGTCGACCTCGTCAATGAAAAGGATGCCCATTTGCTCGGTACGGTCGACGGCGATGCGCGTCACCTGATCCATGTCGAGCAGCTTATTTTCTTCTTCCTGGATCAAGTAATCGTAGGCTTCGGCAACAGTCATTTTGCGTTTCTTTTTCTGCTGGCCAAAGATGCCGGAGAGCATGTCCTTGACGTTGATGTCCATTTCTTCCACGCCCTGGCTTGAAACGATCTCGAACGCCGGCGTCATGCGCTCGCGAACTTCCACCTCGACCATGCGCTGGTCCAGCTTTCCTTCGCGCAACTGGGCGCGCAGCTTTTCGCGCGTGCGCTGCGCAGCCTCTTTGTGCTGGGCTTCCACGGCTGGCGTGGAGCCCTCGATTGTTGGAGGAGGCGGGGAAGAGGGCAGCAGCAAATCGAGCAAGCGTTCTTCTGCCGCTTGTTCGGCGCGTTCGGCTACTTCGTCCAGTTTTTCCTCGCGGACCATGTCGATGGCTACCTCCACAAGGTCGCGCACCATGGATTCCACGTCGCGGCCCACGTAGCCAACTTCAGTGTATTTCGAGGCTTCGACCTTCACGAACGGGCATCCGGCGAGACGCGCGAGCCGCCGCGCGATTTCTGTCTTTCCCACGCCGGTCGGCCCGATCATGAGGATATTCTTGGGGAGAATATCTTCGGCCATTTCGGGCTGTAGTTTCTGCCGGCGCACGCGGTTTCGCAACGCGACCGCCACGGCGCGTTTCGCCGGAGTCTGGCCCACGATGTACTTGTCGAGCTCGGCGACGATTTCTCGCGGCGTCAGCTCGTCAAATGACGGCATCGGTTCTGGCTCCGCCGCAGGCGACTCACCATTGAGATAAATCACCATATTCTTTTCGTCCTTGCCCTTTTCACTCACGGCCTCTGGCCTGCCTGTTCGCTCACAACTCTTCGACGGTGAAATTTGCGTTCGTAAAAATGCAGATTTCGCTCGCGATACGCATGGCTTCCTGAGCGATGTCTTTGGCGCTCATTTTCGTGTGCTTCGCCAGAGCGCGAGCCGCTGAGAGAGCATAAGGCCCGCCGGAGCCGATGGCGCAGATGCCATCATCGGGTTCGATGACATCGCCATTGCCGCTCAAAAGAAACGTGGACTTCGCATCCGCAACGATGAGCAGCGCCTCCAAATGCCGCAGCGAACGGTCCGTGCGCCATTCCTTGGACAACTCCACCGCGGCACGCGCGAGATTGCCATGAAACTCCTGCAGTTTGTTCTCAAAGCGCGTGAAAAGGGAAAGCGCGTCCGCGGTGCTTCCCGCAAATCCCGCTAGAATCTTGTCGCTGAAGAGGCGGCGAATCTTTTTGGCGTTGTGCTTCACGACGCCCTCTCCAAGCGTCACCTGTCCGTCGCCGGCCATCACGACGTGACTGTCTTTTCGCACGCACAGCACCGTCGTGCTGCGTATCTGCGGTTTGCTATGCTTCCTTGGCATCTTGCGATTATACCCGGCATCCGCTCGGAAACGAAAAACCTAAAGGCGGTGGAAGTGAGAATCAAATCGCAGCAAATTTGAACGAGGAAATTGATTGAGTAGACGGTGTTTCTACGGTCCGGAGGCGTCTTTCGCCTTGGCTTCTTTGGCTTTGTCCTTCTTGCTCTTCTTGCCGACCTTTGCCCAGCGCTCGTCCAGCGATGCCTTGGTGAACAGAGAATCCTGAAGGCCGGTATTAAATTTGCAGCCGTCCGGAATGTAGGAAACCGTGAACATCTTTAGCCCATTGCGCATATGGGTTTGGTCGAAGTACATCATGACGCCATCGACAAAATGAAAATTCGAATAGTAATCGACCTCTTCGAGGCGCATGTGCGTGATGGGATCGCGCGAATCAACCTCTTTGCGAATCGGCAAATGATCCAAGCGGCCGATGGCGATGCGGATTTGGTGCCCCTGAGGATCGTCGATTTCAACCCAGTCCGCTTCTTTCAGGTCTACGACGTCAGGCCCGTCGTAGCGGAAAATCATGTTGGGTTCTTTCATGCGATACCGCAGGATGTAATCCAGATCCGTCTGCAACTGACTCTCGTTGTCCTTGATCTGGCTGGCATCGGCGTCACTGACGCCTCCGCGATCGAGGACCCAGCCCTGATTACCATTGAATATTTGAATGATATTGCGTTTCTTGGAGAACTCCGTGCGATCCTTATCGGGAAACTTCACGAAATCCCAGAATTGATCATACGATTGCAGCGCTCCGGAATGGCCGAACTGTCCGAGATAGCCCGTGCAACTTGAATCTTTCACATCCTGGTATGCGTTGCCTCCCAGAGCTTGTATCGTCTGCTGAAGCAATTGTCTGGCTTTCGCCGCGCTCTGCTCGGGCATCAGGATTTGTGCATCATCTTGCGCGCGGGCAGGAACGCAGGCCGCGCAAACGATCGCCGTGGAGATGGCCAGCAGCGAAATTGGGCGGCGCATCAACCGCACAGGACGGCGCCTCCATTGACATTCAAGATTTCTCCAGTCATGAACGTGGCGAGATCGGAAGCGAGAAACAAAATCGGCCCGGCAATCTCTTCCGCTGTTGCGGGACGGCCCAGCGGAATCACGCTAGTCGCGAATTTCCAGCCTT
Encoded here:
- the hslU gene encoding ATP-dependent protease ATPase subunit HslU; translated protein: MSEKGKDEKNMVIYLNGESPAAEPEPMPSFDELTPREIVAELDKYIVGQTPAKRAVAVALRNRVRRQKLQPEMAEDILPKNILMIGPTGVGKTEIARRLARLAGCPFVKVEASKYTEVGYVGRDVESMVRDLVEVAIDMVREEKLDEVAERAEQAAEERLLDLLLPSSPPPPTIEGSTPAVEAQHKEAAQRTREKLRAQLREGKLDQRMVEVEVRERMTPAFEIVSSQGVEEMDINVKDMLSGIFGQQKKKRKMTVAEAYDYLIQEEENKLLDMDQVTRIAVDRTEQMGILFIDEVDKVAGRESGHGPDVSREGVQRDILPIVEGTTVNTRYGMVRTDHILFIAAGAFHTTKPSDLIPELQGRFPIRVELSSLTEADFVRILTEPKNALIKQYIALLDTEGLKMTFSDDGVAAIARFAALVNEQTENIGARRLHTILEKVLEEISFEAPDMKKRSLKIDAAYVQKQLTDIVKDQDLSRYIL
- the hslV gene encoding ATP-dependent protease subunit HslV; the encoded protein is MPRKHSKPQIRSTTVLCVRKDSHVVMAGDGQVTLGEGVVKHNAKKIRRLFSDKILAGFAGSTADALSLFTRFENKLQEFHGNLARAAVELSKEWRTDRSLRHLEALLIVADAKSTFLLSGNGDVIEPDDGICAIGSGGPYALSAARALAKHTKMSAKDIAQEAMRIASEICIFTNANFTVEEL
- a CDS encoding fumarylacetoacetate hydrolase family protein, whose amino-acid sequence is MKLCRFQISDYESSAPEHAGARAHYGMIEGDQVVEILGPFEPRQKTGKNWQLASVKLLAPSEPSKIVCVGRNYAEHAAELGSDVPREPLIFLKPPSAILAPEDPIVLTPLSERVDYEGELAIIIGKRCARLKPSDDVRPYILGYTCLNDVTARDLQKKDVQFTRAKGFDTFCPFGPVLETDLDLTTAMVETFVNKKKRQAARIAEMIFPVDVIIRWISQVMTLLPGDVIATGTPSGVGPLVAGDVVEVSVGGIGTLRNRVVAAD